One part of the Deinococcus fonticola genome encodes these proteins:
- a CDS encoding ABC transporter ATP-binding protein, with translation MIDVQHLNKAFKGKPAVQDVSFSITRGEMVGYLGPNGAGKSTTIKVLTGLLVPDSGVVSVGGLVPWRERRRHVARLGAVFGQRTTLWWDLPVRESLELLRHVYRVPREKFVENLRAFTELLELGPFLNTPARSLSLGQRMRADLAAALLHDPELLFLDEPTVGLDVVAKERIREFVRHINAQRGVTVLLTTHDLGDVERLARRVMIIDTGRLLYDGDLPELQARYGSARELIVDFEEAPAAAPLPGLEVLEHSGPRVRYAFSGPAAVPIARVTALAPVRDITVKEPDIEATIRRIYEGKLLAGV, from the coding sequence ATGATCGATGTGCAGCACCTGAACAAGGCCTTCAAGGGCAAGCCCGCCGTGCAGGACGTTTCTTTCTCCATCACTCGCGGTGAGATGGTCGGTTACCTGGGGCCGAACGGCGCCGGGAAATCCACCACCATCAAGGTGCTGACGGGCCTGCTGGTGCCGGATTCCGGGGTGGTGAGCGTGGGCGGCCTGGTGCCGTGGCGCGAGCGGCGCCGGCACGTGGCGCGGCTGGGCGCGGTGTTCGGGCAGCGCACGACTCTGTGGTGGGACTTGCCGGTGCGCGAATCGCTGGAGCTCCTGCGCCACGTGTACCGCGTCCCACGGGAAAAGTTCGTGGAGAACCTGCGGGCCTTCACGGAACTGCTGGAACTGGGGCCGTTCCTGAACACGCCTGCCCGGTCACTCTCGCTGGGGCAGCGCATGCGGGCCGACCTGGCGGCGGCCCTGCTGCATGACCCCGAACTGCTTTTTCTGGATGAACCGACGGTGGGCCTGGATGTGGTCGCCAAGGAACGCATCCGCGAGTTCGTGCGCCACATCAACGCGCAGCGGGGCGTGACCGTGCTGCTGACCACGCACGACCTGGGGGACGTGGAGCGGCTGGCGCGGCGCGTCATGATCATCGACACCGGGCGGCTGCTGTACGACGGTGACCTGCCGGAACTTCAGGCTCGCTACGGCAGCGCCCGCGAACTGATCGTGGATTTCGAGGAAGCGCCCGCCGCTGCGCCCCTGCCCGGCCTGGAGGTGCTGGAGCACAGCGGCCCGCGCGTCCGCTACGCCTTCAGTGGCCCGGCCGCCGTGCCCATCGCCCGCGTTACCGCCCTGGCCCCGGTGCGGGACATCACCGTGAAGGAACCCGACATCGAGGCCACCATCCGCCGCATCTACGAGGGCAAACTGCTGGCCGGCGTTTAG
- a CDS encoding ABC transporter permease: MLRSPHLALYAAVARLGFRRQFAYLPAAVWGMVTNVFFGALRIAVLLALFGKQPQVAGYTAQDAVTYVALTQVFIASFSLFGWYDFMRTIHRGEVATDLLRPFHLLGYWAAQDAGRAAGQFVVRGAPMLLLFPLVWDMKWPAQPLLTLISVLLAWACGFAFRFLVNCAAFWSADAVGIGRLAWAVLGLGCGFLMPLAFFPEWFRQTLGFTPFPAMLNAMVELWVGLKTGAAAWEAVALQLGWTLALFVLAGVVLARGLKRLEVAGG, translated from the coding sequence ATGTTGAGGTCGCCGCATCTCGCCCTTTACGCCGCCGTGGCCCGGCTGGGGTTCCGGCGACAGTTCGCCTACCTGCCTGCGGCGGTGTGGGGCATGGTCACGAACGTGTTTTTCGGGGCGCTGCGAATCGCCGTGTTGCTGGCCCTGTTCGGAAAGCAGCCGCAGGTGGCGGGGTACACCGCGCAGGACGCCGTGACCTACGTGGCCCTGACGCAGGTGTTCATCGCCTCGTTCAGCCTGTTCGGCTGGTACGACTTCATGCGCACCATTCACCGGGGCGAGGTCGCCACTGATCTGCTGCGCCCCTTTCACCTGCTGGGGTACTGGGCCGCGCAGGACGCCGGGCGGGCGGCGGGGCAGTTCGTGGTGCGCGGCGCGCCCATGCTGCTTCTTTTCCCGTTGGTGTGGGACATGAAGTGGCCCGCCCAGCCGCTTTTGACGCTGATCAGTGTGCTGCTGGCGTGGGCCTGCGGCTTCGCGTTCCGCTTTCTGGTGAACTGCGCGGCCTTCTGGTCGGCGGATGCCGTGGGCATCGGGCGCCTTGCCTGGGCCGTTCTGGGGCTGGGCTGCGGGTTTTTGATGCCTCTGGCCTTTTTCCCCGAGTGGTTCCGCCAGACCCTGGGCTTCACGCCGTTTCCCGCCATGTTGAACGCCATGGTGGAACTGTGGGTGGGCCTGAAAACAGGGGCGGCCGCCTGGGAAGCTGTGGCCCTGCAACTGGGGTGGACGCTGGCGCTGTTCGTGCTGGCCGGAGTGGTGCTGGCACGCGGCCTGAAGCGGCTGGAGGTGGCGGGTGGCTAG
- a CDS encoding ABC transporter permease, translating to MARLWLTRLWSDFRHHVKLYFLLLGAQVRSQGVYRVSFALDAASTALITLAEFAAFALVLPRFGSLSGWTLGEVALLYGLAELSFVVMDLLFGGFDNLGTHIRSGSFSTFLLRPVPLPLQVFGSDFALRRLSRVILAAGILAYGLTHVSFPWSAGSALLLLSSMVGMIAFFGGLFVIGGTVTFWTVENVEAMNVLTYGGRTLISYPMDIYGHLLRKTFTYVLPAAFLSYFPVLHLLGRPLPDGLPGWVAFLSPVMGSLMLAAAFAFWKVGVSRYQGTGN from the coding sequence GTGGCTAGGCTCTGGTTAACTAGGCTCTGGAGTGACTTTCGGCACCACGTAAAGCTGTACTTCCTGCTGCTTGGCGCCCAGGTACGTTCGCAGGGTGTTTACCGCGTGTCGTTCGCGCTGGACGCCGCCTCGACGGCCCTGATCACGCTGGCGGAATTCGCGGCGTTCGCGCTGGTGCTGCCGCGCTTCGGTTCGCTCAGCGGCTGGACACTGGGCGAGGTGGCGCTGCTGTACGGCCTGGCGGAACTGAGTTTCGTGGTGATGGACCTGCTGTTCGGCGGCTTCGACAACCTCGGCACGCACATTCGCAGCGGCTCGTTCAGCACCTTTCTGCTGCGGCCCGTGCCGTTGCCCCTTCAGGTGTTCGGGTCGGATTTCGCCCTGCGCCGCCTGTCGCGCGTCATTCTTGCCGCCGGCATCCTCGCTTACGGCCTGACGCACGTCAGCTTCCCCTGGAGTGCCGGGAGTGCTCTGCTGCTTCTGAGCAGCATGGTCGGGATGATCGCCTTTTTCGGCGGTCTGTTCGTCATCGGCGGCACGGTCACCTTCTGGACGGTGGAGAACGTCGAGGCCATGAATGTCCTGACGTACGGTGGGCGCACCCTGATCAGTTACCCCATGGACATTTACGGCCACCTGCTGCGCAAGACCTTCACTTACGTCCTGCCTGCCGCGTTCCTGTCGTACTTTCCGGTGCTGCACCTGCTGGGCCGCCCGCTGCCCGACGGTCTGCCCGGCTGGGTTGCCTTTCTGTCGCCCGTAATGGGCAGCCTGATGCTCGCGGCCGCTTTCGCCTTCTGGAAAGTCGGTGTGAGCCGTTACCAGGGCACCGGGAACTGA
- the glgC gene encoding glucose-1-phosphate adenylyltransferase produces the protein MKPRILGMILAGGQGSRLAPLTQKRSKPAVPFGSKYRIIDFAINNFINSGVFSIYVLTQYKAQSLTEHIQRGWRFGTFLSDYFITLVPAQMYRFEELGAAWYRGTADAVYQNMHLIDNYEADYVAIFSGDHIYKMNVEHMLEKHIEARADITIAAYPMPQSEAHRFGVMQVDDRWRVTEFLEKPKNPPGIPSDPQTSLTSMGNYIFSRRALEELLEASISGQEDGFDFGQDVIPRALSDGYHVQAYDFHKNPIPGQTRPNTYWRDVGTLDAYFEANMDLVSVNPEFDIYNPEWPLRTSSEFSPPSKFVHESEGRKGQAFNTIMAGGVIISGGTVRDSVLARNVRTHSYSLVENSVVFENVVVGRHAHVKNAIIDKNVEVPPGVNIGVDPEEDRARGFTITESGVVVVPKGYSF, from the coding sequence ATGAAACCAAGAATTCTCGGCATGATTCTCGCCGGTGGGCAGGGTTCCCGCCTCGCTCCCCTCACCCAGAAACGCAGCAAACCCGCCGTGCCGTTCGGCAGCAAGTACCGCATCATCGACTTCGCCATCAACAACTTCATCAACAGCGGCGTGTTCTCCATTTACGTCCTGACGCAGTACAAGGCCCAGAGCCTCACCGAGCACATTCAGCGCGGCTGGCGCTTCGGCACCTTCCTCAGCGACTACTTCATTACGCTGGTGCCCGCGCAGATGTACCGCTTCGAGGAACTGGGCGCGGCGTGGTACCGGGGAACCGCCGACGCCGTGTACCAGAACATGCACCTGATCGACAACTACGAGGCCGATTACGTCGCTATTTTCAGCGGTGACCACATCTACAAGATGAATGTGGAACACATGCTGGAAAAACACATCGAGGCCCGCGCCGACATCACCATCGCCGCTTACCCCATGCCGCAAAGTGAAGCGCACCGCTTCGGCGTGATGCAGGTGGACGACCGCTGGCGCGTCACGGAATTTCTGGAAAAGCCCAAGAATCCCCCCGGCATCCCCAGCGACCCGCAAACCTCCCTGACCAGCATGGGGAACTACATCTTCTCGCGCCGCGCCCTGGAAGAACTGCTGGAAGCCAGCATCAGCGGCCAGGAGGACGGCTTCGATTTCGGTCAGGACGTTATTCCCCGCGCCCTGTCGGACGGGTACCACGTGCAGGCCTACGACTTCCACAAAAACCCCATCCCCGGCCAGACCCGCCCGAACACCTACTGGCGCGATGTGGGTACCCTCGACGCATATTTTGAAGCCAACATGGATCTGGTGTCGGTGAACCCTGAATTCGACATCTACAACCCGGAGTGGCCGCTGCGCACCAGCAGCGAGTTCTCACCGCCCTCCAAGTTCGTTCACGAGAGCGAAGGCCGCAAAGGACAGGCCTTCAACACGATCATGGCCGGGGGCGTCATCATCAGCGGCGGCACCGTCAGGGACAGTGTGCTGGCCCGCAACGTGCGCACCCACTCTTACTCACTCGTGGAAAACAGTGTCGTCTTTGAGAACGTGGTCGTGGGCCGCCACGCGCACGTGAAGAACGCCATTATCGACAAGAACGTGGAAGTCCCGCCCGGCGTCAACATCGGCGTCGACCCCGAAGAAGACCGGGCGCGGGGCTTTACCATCACCGAAAGCGGCGTGGTGGTGGTGCCTAAGGGGTACAGCTTCTAG
- a CDS encoding methylmalonyl-CoA mutase family protein, with protein MKTKNEWMQSVYQPATQKFPERKYNFKNLSDMEPEPIYTADDLKNWDAERDLGYPGEFPFTRGVQSSVYRGKLWTMRMFAGFGSAEQTNERFHSLLKAGQTGLSTAFDLPTLMGYDSDHPFSKGEVGKCGVAVSSLADMEILFQGIDPEAVTTSMTINSPANAIWAMYIANAQKQGKDLNRVGGTIQNDILKEFIAQKEFIYPPAPSVKLVIDTFEWGPKIVPKWNFISVSGYHIREAGATGVQELAFTLADGFHYVEKALERGLDIDEFAPRISFFWDIHNDFFEEIAKLRAARRIWARQMRDRYGAKNPKSWMLRTHSQTAGVSLPAQQPLNNIARVAIQALAAVLGGTQSLHTDAFDEALALPTEESAAIALRTQQIIAYETGVAGVVDPLAGSYYVEKLTDDIEAAAMGYIEQIRMMGGVEAGIDNGFFQLEMAEAAYRYQREVETKDRIIVGVNEFVQDAVEVPIQIIDPAVEELQARRLAQVKRERDPQRADAALAALRDTAVTGANSMPAFLECAHAYCTLGEQMDTLKAVYGIYTEPVMI; from the coding sequence ATGAAGACCAAGAACGAGTGGATGCAGAGTGTCTACCAGCCCGCCACGCAGAAATTCCCGGAGCGGAAATACAACTTCAAGAACCTGTCCGACATGGAGCCGGAGCCGATCTACACGGCGGATGACCTGAAAAACTGGGACGCCGAACGCGACCTGGGCTACCCCGGCGAGTTCCCGTTCACGCGTGGCGTGCAGTCCAGCGTTTACCGTGGGAAGCTCTGGACAATGCGGATGTTCGCGGGCTTCGGCAGTGCCGAGCAGACCAACGAGCGCTTTCACTCGCTGCTCAAAGCCGGGCAGACCGGCCTGTCGACGGCGTTCGACCTGCCCACCCTGATGGGCTACGACAGTGACCACCCCTTTTCCAAGGGCGAGGTGGGCAAGTGTGGCGTGGCCGTGAGCAGCCTGGCGGACATGGAAATTCTGTTCCAGGGCATCGACCCGGAAGCCGTGACCACGTCCATGACCATCAACAGCCCGGCAAACGCCATCTGGGCCATGTACATCGCCAACGCGCAGAAGCAGGGCAAGGACCTGAACAGGGTCGGCGGCACCATTCAGAACGACATCCTCAAAGAATTCATCGCCCAGAAGGAATTCATCTACCCGCCGGCGCCCAGCGTGAAACTGGTGATCGACACCTTCGAGTGGGGGCCGAAAATCGTTCCCAAATGGAACTTCATTTCCGTGAGCGGCTACCACATCCGCGAGGCCGGCGCGACCGGCGTGCAGGAACTGGCCTTCACGCTGGCCGACGGCTTTCATTACGTGGAAAAAGCCCTGGAGCGCGGTCTGGACATCGACGAGTTCGCGCCCCGCATCTCGTTCTTCTGGGACATTCACAACGACTTCTTCGAGGAAATCGCCAAACTGCGTGCCGCCCGCCGCATCTGGGCACGGCAAATGCGCGACCGTTACGGCGCGAAGAACCCCAAGAGCTGGATGCTGCGCACGCACAGCCAGACGGCGGGCGTGAGCCTGCCCGCGCAACAGCCCCTGAACAACATTGCCCGCGTGGCGATTCAGGCGCTCGCGGCCGTGCTGGGCGGTACGCAATCCCTGCACACCGACGCCTTCGACGAGGCGCTGGCCCTTCCGACCGAGGAGAGCGCCGCCATCGCCCTGCGCACCCAGCAGATCATCGCCTACGAAACGGGCGTGGCCGGCGTGGTCGACCCGCTGGCCGGCAGCTACTACGTCGAGAAACTCACCGACGACATCGAGGCCGCCGCCATGGGGTACATCGAGCAGATTCGCATGATGGGCGGTGTGGAGGCCGGCATCGACAACGGCTTCTTCCAGCTCGAAATGGCCGAGGCCGCCTACCGCTACCAGCGTGAAGTGGAAACGAAAGACCGCATCATCGTGGGCGTCAACGAGTTCGTGCAGGACGCCGTGGAAGTCCCCATTCAGATCATCGACCCCGCCGTCGAGGAACTTCAGGCCCGCCGCCTCGCGCAGGTTAAGCGCGAACGCGACCCGCAGCGTGCCGACGCGGCCCTGGCCGCACTGCGCGACACCGCCGTGACCGGCGCGAACAGCATGCCTGCCTTCCTGGAATGTGCCCACGCCTACTGCACCCTGGGCGAGCAGATGGACACCCTGAAAGCCGTGTACGGCATTTACACCGAACCCGTCATGATTTAA
- the miaA gene encoding tRNA (adenosine(37)-N6)-dimethylallyltransferase MiaA translates to MTLLPLPVLTAPTAAGKSSLALELARQFDLEIVSADAFTVYRGLDIGTAKPNRAELRRVPHHLIDVADVTENFDVAQFVTLAQNALQDILNRGRIPLVVGGTGFYLSALIRGLPLTPPSVPAEREAVEQDLQRRGLDALLLDIEQVDPAEARRMERNPRRVVRALEVYRRSGRFPGQFGYSTPAFQYAVTAFTRPGEELEERMRQRTQAMLAGGWPDEAGWLAAQVDPDADPRPTAWQALGYREALGVARGELSVPEAAERIFLATRQYARRQVTWMRSQLGVSVVTPEAAQQALREHLKNW, encoded by the coding sequence GTGACACTTCTGCCCCTGCCTGTCCTGACCGCGCCCACCGCCGCTGGCAAATCCAGCCTGGCGCTGGAACTCGCGCGGCAGTTCGACCTGGAAATCGTGTCGGCCGACGCCTTCACGGTCTACCGGGGGCTGGACATCGGCACCGCGAAACCGAACCGGGCAGAGTTGCGCCGGGTGCCCCACCACCTGATCGACGTGGCCGACGTGACTGAGAATTTCGATGTGGCGCAATTCGTGACGCTCGCACAGAATGCCCTCCAGGACATCCTGAACCGGGGCCGGATTCCGCTTGTCGTGGGCGGAACCGGGTTTTACCTGTCGGCGCTGATCCGCGGCCTGCCCCTGACGCCCCCCAGCGTGCCTGCCGAACGCGAGGCCGTCGAACAGGACTTGCAGCGGCGCGGCCTGGACGCCCTGCTCCTGGACATCGAGCAGGTCGACCCTGCCGAGGCGCGGCGCATGGAGCGCAATCCGCGCCGGGTCGTGCGGGCGCTGGAGGTGTACCGCCGCAGCGGGCGCTTTCCGGGCCAGTTCGGGTACAGCACCCCCGCTTTCCAGTACGCGGTCACGGCTTTCACGCGCCCCGGCGAGGAACTGGAGGAACGTATGAGGCAGCGCACTCAGGCCATGCTGGCGGGCGGCTGGCCCGACGAAGCTGGGTGGCTGGCGGCGCAGGTCGACCCGGACGCCGATCCCCGGCCCACCGCGTGGCAGGCACTGGGGTACCGCGAGGCGCTGGGCGTGGCCCGTGGTGAATTGAGCGTTCCGGAGGCCGCAGAGCGCATTTTCCTGGCGACCCGGCAGTATGCCCGGCGGCAAGTTACCTGGATGCGCTCCCAGCTGGGCGTGTCGGTCGTGACCCCCGAGGCGGCGCAGCAGGCGCTGAGGGAACACTTGAAGAATTGGTAA